Proteins co-encoded in one Pseudomonas fluorescens genomic window:
- a CDS encoding catalase family protein has product MLSRFWLWLGRLLGKTLLLLLLIGLIGWALATAWFAWQHRGPVSALEQIPDGEAAMTQDVIQTAVRIVDQHRESTRFLRDAHAKAHGCVKADVQVLPDLTQDLRRGVFSEPGKIWQATMRLSNGNAYPQFDSIRDARGMAIKLLDVPGKQLLGDRQGLHEQDFVMFSHPNFFVSDVAEYRQNVAAQADGKKVMAFFPGWDPRTWQVRHLLIALATLSPPPESPTRTTYFSVSPYKFGEANAKFRVTPDPDNCPAYTLPKQNQDLPNFLRSALNQQLSTDRVPACFVLQIQRQDANRFMPIEDTSIEWREQDSPFQTVAKITLPPQDFDTPALNLQCDNLSFNPWFGIEAHRPIGGINRLRKAVYEAVSDYRHSRNSAQ; this is encoded by the coding sequence ATGCTGTCACGTTTCTGGTTGTGGCTGGGACGGTTGCTGGGCAAAACCCTGCTGCTTTTGCTGTTGATCGGCCTGATCGGCTGGGCTTTGGCAACCGCCTGGTTCGCCTGGCAGCACCGGGGGCCGGTATCGGCACTGGAGCAGATTCCGGACGGAGAAGCAGCGATGACGCAAGACGTGATCCAGACTGCCGTGCGAATTGTCGATCAGCACCGGGAAAGCACGCGTTTTCTGCGCGACGCCCATGCCAAGGCCCACGGTTGCGTGAAGGCCGACGTGCAAGTGCTGCCGGATCTGACTCAGGACCTGCGCCGAGGTGTTTTCAGCGAGCCGGGCAAGATATGGCAGGCAACGATGCGCCTGTCCAACGGCAACGCCTACCCGCAGTTCGATAGCATCCGCGATGCCCGGGGCATGGCGATCAAACTGCTCGATGTGCCCGGCAAACAGTTGCTGGGCGACCGTCAGGGCCTGCACGAGCAGGATTTCGTGATGTTCAGTCACCCGAACTTCTTTGTCAGCGATGTCGCCGAGTATCGTCAGAATGTGGCGGCGCAGGCTGACGGCAAGAAAGTCATGGCGTTTTTCCCAGGCTGGGACCCGAGAACCTGGCAGGTCAGGCATTTGCTCATTGCGCTGGCAACGCTTTCTCCGCCGCCAGAGAGCCCGACACGTACGACCTACTTTTCGGTTTCGCCCTACAAGTTCGGCGAGGCCAATGCGAAGTTTCGGGTGACGCCGGATCCGGACAACTGCCCGGCCTACACACTGCCGAAGCAAAACCAGGATCTGCCGAACTTTTTGCGCAGTGCGCTGAATCAACAACTGTCCACGGATCGGGTGCCTGCGTGTTTTGTGTTGCAGATCCAGCGCCAGGACGCCAATCGGTTCATGCCGATCGAAGACACCAGCATCGAATGGCGCGAACAGGACAGTCCATTCCAGACCGTAGCCAAAATCACCCTGCCCCCGCAGGACTTCGATACCCCGGCCCTGAACCTGCAATGCGACAACCTGTCGTTCAATCCCTGGTTCGGCATCGAAGCCCATCGCCCGATTGGCGGGATCAACCGCTTGCGCAAGGCGGTGTATGAAGCGGTGAGTGATTACCGGCACAGTCGCAACTCGGCGCAATAG
- a CDS encoding SEL1-like repeat protein, with protein MFLRLKARVSYWLARRLFHWSWFVRQPRGWRWLEGQFARMANLGDVGAQSFYGHILTFRGVGLGAREEGVRLLRLAALAGDGKAAYQVGVISLAGTPSKAPDPSEAARWWTMAAQAGHPLAELKLKELVGRDASR; from the coding sequence GTGTTTTTACGACTCAAGGCGCGGGTCAGTTACTGGCTCGCCCGCAGGCTCTTTCACTGGTCTTGGTTTGTCCGTCAGCCCCGAGGCTGGCGCTGGCTCGAAGGGCAGTTTGCGCGCATGGCCAACCTGGGCGATGTCGGCGCGCAAAGTTTTTACGGGCACATCCTGACGTTTCGCGGCGTGGGCCTGGGTGCGCGTGAAGAAGGTGTGCGGTTGTTGCGACTGGCGGCGCTGGCCGGTGATGGCAAGGCGGCGTATCAAGTCGGTGTCATCAGTCTTGCAGGTACGCCGAGCAAAGCGCCAGATCCTTCGGAGGCCGCTCGTTGGTGGACCATGGCCGCGCAGGCCGGGCATCCGCTGGCCGAGCTCAAGTTGAAAGAACTGGTCGGCCGGGACGCTTCTCGATAA
- a CDS encoding YkvA family protein codes for MKAPWNFARFLPLAGRLLARGRLPTLLFAVASKGAAQGNRLGKLKDDLRLLQALCLAYWRGEYRAISPKAIVSVVAGLMYFLSPVDAIPDFIPVFGMLDDIAVLAWLMKTLDDELSAFRLWRQRQAPEKLRVVERLPDTPEQLQLQGPKKS; via the coding sequence ATGAAAGCTCCGTGGAATTTCGCCCGATTCCTGCCATTGGCCGGACGACTCCTGGCCCGTGGCCGTTTGCCGACGCTGTTGTTTGCCGTGGCCAGCAAAGGCGCCGCTCAAGGCAATCGTCTGGGCAAGTTGAAGGATGACCTGCGTCTGCTTCAAGCACTGTGCCTGGCGTACTGGCGGGGTGAGTATCGCGCGATCAGTCCCAAGGCCATCGTTTCGGTCGTTGCGGGCCTGATGTACTTCCTCAGTCCGGTGGATGCGATCCCGGATTTCATTCCCGTTTTCGGCATGCTCGATGACATCGCCGTCCTTGCCTGGCTAATGAAAACCCTCGACGACGAACTCAGTGCATTCCGTTTGTGGCGCCAACGGCAGGCACCGGAAAAGCTCAGGGTTGTCGAGCGTCTGCCCGATACGCCCGAACAACTTCAGCTTCAGGGGCCGAAAAAGTCCTGA
- a CDS encoding TDT family transporter, whose amino-acid sequence MICPNSAKPGIKPFSQLQHPREVIRQFTPNWFAATMGTGVLALALAQLPVSIPGLHAVAEGLWLFNILLFVLFTAAYAARWILFFDEARRIFGHSTVSMFFGTIPMGLATIINGFLLFGLPRWGEAVIHLAEVLWWLDVAMSLACGVLIPYMMFTRQEHSIDQMTAVWLLPVVAAEVAAASGGLLAPHLADAHSQLVVLTTSYVLWAFSLPVAFSILTILLLRMALHKLPHENMAASSWLALGPIGTGALGMLLLGGDAPAIFAANGLPGIGEIASGLGLVAGITLWGFGLWWMLMALLITVRYLRDGIPFNLGWWGFTFPLGVYSLATLKLGSTLHLTFFSVAGCVLVTLLAVMWLIVGKRTLQGAWRGELFVSPCIAGLKK is encoded by the coding sequence ATGATTTGCCCCAATAGCGCCAAACCCGGCATCAAGCCATTCAGCCAGCTTCAGCATCCGCGTGAAGTGATCCGCCAATTCACCCCGAACTGGTTCGCCGCCACCATGGGCACCGGCGTACTGGCGTTGGCGCTGGCGCAATTGCCCGTCTCCATTCCCGGTCTGCACGCCGTGGCCGAAGGGCTGTGGCTGTTCAACATTCTGTTGTTCGTGCTGTTTACCGCTGCCTACGCCGCCCGCTGGATTCTGTTCTTCGACGAAGCGCGGCGGATCTTCGGACATTCCACGGTTTCGATGTTCTTCGGCACCATTCCCATGGGCCTGGCGACCATCATCAACGGCTTTCTGTTGTTCGGTCTGCCGCGCTGGGGAGAGGCCGTCATTCATCTGGCCGAAGTGCTGTGGTGGCTGGACGTTGCGATGTCGCTGGCCTGCGGTGTGCTGATTCCCTACATGATGTTTACCCGTCAGGAGCACAGCATCGATCAGATGACCGCCGTCTGGCTGCTGCCGGTGGTGGCCGCAGAAGTGGCGGCGGCCAGCGGTGGACTGCTGGCGCCGCATCTCGCCGATGCGCACTCGCAACTGGTGGTGCTGACGACCAGCTATGTGCTCTGGGCCTTTTCCTTGCCGGTGGCGTTCAGCATTCTGACCATCCTGCTGTTGCGCATGGCGCTGCACAAATTGCCCCACGAAAACATGGCCGCTTCGAGCTGGCTGGCCCTGGGGCCGATCGGCACCGGCGCTCTGGGCATGTTGCTGCTGGGCGGCGACGCCCCGGCGATCTTCGCGGCCAATGGTCTGCCAGGCATCGGCGAAATCGCTTCCGGCCTGGGGCTGGTCGCCGGGATCACGCTGTGGGGCTTCGGTCTGTGGTGGATGCTGATGGCGCTGCTGATCACCGTGCGTTACCTGCGTGATGGCATCCCGTTCAACCTTGGCTGGTGGGGTTTCACCTTCCCGTTGGGCGTGTATTCGCTGGCAACCCTGAAACTGGGCAGCACGTTGCACCTGACGTTCTTCAGTGTGGCCGGTTGTGTACTGGTGACGTTGCTGGCGGTGATGTGGCTGATCGTCGGTAAACGCACGCTGCAAGGTGCGTGGCGCGGCGAGCTGTTTGTTTCACCGTGCATTGCAGGTTTGAAGAAATAA
- a CDS encoding bile acid:sodium symporter family protein → MRALAALSRFVGNTFAYWVLIFAVIAFLQPAWFLGLKGAIVPLLGLVMFGMGLTLKLDDFAAVARHPWRVALGVVAHFVIMPGMAWLLCQVFHLPPEIAVGVILVGCCPSGTSSNVMTWLARGDLALSVAIAAVTTLLAPLLTPALIWLLASAWLPVSFMELFWSILQVVLLPIVLGVVAQRLLGDKVRHAVEVLPLVSVVSIVIIVAAVVAASQAKIAESGLLIMAVVMLHNSFGYLLGYFTGRLFGLPLPQRKSLALEVGMQNSGLGAALASAHFSPLAAVPSALFSVWHNISGALLSTYFRRMSEKEDRETLAQQAAD, encoded by the coding sequence ATGCGCGCACTGGCTGCACTGAGTCGTTTTGTCGGCAATACCTTCGCTTACTGGGTTCTGATTTTCGCGGTGATCGCTTTCCTGCAACCGGCCTGGTTCCTCGGCCTCAAAGGCGCGATCGTGCCGCTGCTCGGACTGGTGATGTTCGGCATGGGCCTGACCCTCAAACTCGACGACTTCGCCGCCGTCGCGCGTCATCCTTGGCGCGTGGCGCTGGGCGTGGTTGCGCATTTCGTGATCATGCCGGGGATGGCATGGCTGCTTTGCCAGGTTTTTCACCTGCCACCGGAAATCGCCGTCGGGGTGATTCTGGTCGGTTGCTGCCCGAGCGGCACTTCATCGAACGTCATGACCTGGCTGGCCCGTGGCGATCTGGCGCTGTCGGTGGCCATCGCCGCCGTCACCACCCTCCTCGCCCCGCTGCTGACACCGGCGCTGATCTGGCTGCTGGCCTCGGCGTGGTTGCCGGTCTCGTTCATGGAGTTGTTCTGGTCGATCCTGCAAGTGGTGCTGCTGCCGATCGTCCTCGGCGTGGTCGCGCAACGTTTGCTTGGGGACAAAGTACGCCACGCGGTGGAAGTGCTGCCGCTGGTGTCGGTGGTCAGCATCGTGATCATCGTTGCTGCCGTGGTTGCCGCCAGCCAGGCGAAGATCGCCGAATCCGGCCTGCTGATCATGGCCGTGGTGATGCTGCACAACAGCTTCGGCTATTTGCTGGGTTACTTCACCGGACGCCTGTTCGGCCTGCCGCTGCCGCAGCGCAAATCCCTGGCACTGGAAGTCGGCATGCAGAACTCGGGGTTGGGTGCTGCGCTGGCCAGTGCGCACTTCTCGCCGCTGGCGGCGGTGCCGAGCGCGTTGTTCAGTGTGTGGCACAACATTTCCGGGGCGCTGCTTTCGACGTACTTCCGGCGGATGAGCGAAAAAGAAGACCGTGAAACGTTGGCGCAACAGGCGGCCGACTGA
- a CDS encoding FKBP-type peptidyl-prolyl cis-trans isomerase codes for MKQHRLAAAVALVSLVLAGCDSQTSVELKTPAQKASYGIGLNMGKSLAQEGMDDLDSKAVAQGIEDAVGKKEQKLKDEELVEAFAALQKRAEERMAKMSEESAAAGKKFLEENGKKAGVTTTASGLQYEVIKKADGPQPKPTDVVTVHYTGKLTNGTVFDSSVERGSPIDLPVSGVIPGWVEGLQLMHVGEKYKLYIPSDLAYGAQSPSPAIPANSVLVFDLELLGIKDPAKEDAAAK; via the coding sequence ATGAAACAGCATCGGTTGGCGGCGGCGGTAGCCCTGGTTAGCCTGGTACTCGCGGGTTGTGATTCGCAGACCAGCGTGGAGCTGAAAACCCCGGCGCAAAAAGCTTCCTACGGCATCGGCCTGAACATGGGCAAGAGCCTTGCTCAGGAAGGCATGGATGATCTGGACTCCAAAGCGGTAGCCCAGGGCATCGAAGATGCCGTCGGCAAGAAAGAACAGAAGCTGAAAGATGAAGAACTGGTCGAAGCTTTCGCTGCGCTGCAAAAGCGCGCCGAAGAGCGTATGGCCAAGATGAGCGAAGAGTCGGCAGCCGCCGGCAAGAAATTCCTCGAAGAAAACGGCAAGAAGGCCGGCGTGACCACCACCGCTTCCGGTCTGCAGTACGAAGTGATCAAGAAAGCCGACGGCCCACAGCCTAAGCCTACCGATGTCGTGACCGTTCACTACACCGGCAAGCTGACCAACGGCACCGTATTCGACAGCTCCGTCGAGCGCGGCAGCCCGATCGATCTGCCGGTCAGCGGTGTGATCCCGGGTTGGGTCGAAGGCCTGCAACTGATGCACGTTGGCGAGAAGTACAAGCTGTACATCCCTAGCGATCTGGCTTACGGCGCACAATCGCCAAGCCCGGCGATCCCGGCCAACTCGGTTCTGGTCTTCGACCTGGAACTGCTGGGTATCAAGGATCCAGCCAAGGAAGACGCCGCAGCCAAGTAA
- the rdgC gene encoding recombination-associated protein RdgC, producing the protein MWFKNLLIYRLTQDLPVDAEALETALATKLARPCASQELTTYGFVAPFGKGEDAPLVHVSGDFLLIAARKEERILPGSVVRDAVKEKVEEIEAEQMRKVYKKERDQIKDEIIQAFLPRAFIRRSSTFAAIAPKQGLILVNSASPKRAEDLLSTLREVIGTLPVRPLTVKTAPTAVMTEWVTTQQAAPDFFVLDECELRDTHEDGGIVRCKRQDLTSEEIQLHLSTGKVVTQLSLAWQDKLSFMLDDKMTVKRLKFEDLLQDQAEQDGGDEALGQLDASFTLMMLTFGDFLPALVEALGGEETPQGI; encoded by the coding sequence ATGTGGTTCAAAAACCTGCTTATCTATCGCCTGACCCAAGACCTGCCTGTCGATGCCGAGGCGCTGGAAACTGCACTGGCCACCAAACTGGCGCGTCCATGTGCAAGCCAGGAGTTGACCACCTACGGTTTCGTCGCGCCGTTCGGCAAAGGCGAAGATGCGCCACTGGTGCATGTCAGCGGTGACTTCCTGCTGATCGCCGCCCGTAAAGAAGAACGCATTCTGCCGGGCAGCGTCGTACGCGATGCCGTAAAGGAAAAGGTCGAAGAGATCGAAGCCGAGCAGATGCGCAAGGTCTATAAGAAGGAACGCGATCAGATCAAGGATGAAATCATCCAGGCGTTCCTGCCGCGCGCCTTCATCCGCCGCTCGTCGACCTTCGCCGCCATCGCGCCGAAACAGGGCCTGATCCTAGTCAACTCGGCCAGCCCGAAACGCGCCGAAGACCTGCTCTCCACCCTGCGTGAAGTGATCGGCACCTTGCCGGTTCGCCCGCTGACCGTGAAAACCGCACCGACTGCCGTAATGACCGAATGGGTCACCACCCAGCAGGCCGCTCCGGACTTCTTCGTCCTGGACGAGTGCGAACTGCGTGACACCCACGAAGACGGCGGCATCGTGCGTTGCAAGCGTCAGGACCTGACAAGCGAAGAAATCCAGCTGCACCTGAGCACCGGCAAGGTTGTGACTCAACTGTCGCTGGCCTGGCAGGACAAACTGTCGTTCATGCTCGACGACAAGATGACCGTCAAACGCCTGAAATTCGAAGACCTGTTGCAGGATCAGGCGGAACAGGACGGCGGCGACGAAGCCCTCGGTCAACTGGACGCCAGCTTCACCCTGATGATGCTGACGTTCGGCGACTTCCTGCCGGCGCTGGTTGAAGCGCTGGGCGGCGAAGAGACTCCGCAGGGCATCTAA
- a CDS encoding MFS transporter — protein MSHPSQFNLLRTRRFLPFFITQSLGAFNDNVFKQSLILAILYRLTIEGDRSIWVNLCALLFILPFFLFSALAGQFGEKFAKDALIRLIKLAEIAIMAVGSVGFLFDHLSLMLVALFAMGTHSALFGPVKYSILPQALREDELVGGNGLVEMGTFLAILAGTIGAGVIMSSSQYAPLVSTAIVGIAVLGYLASRSIPRAAAASPEMRLNWNIFSQSWATLKLGLGQTPAVSRSIVGNSWFWFVGAIYLTQIPAYAKEWMHGDETVVTLILTVFSVGIALGSMLCEKLSGRKVEIGLVPFGSFGLTVFGLLLWWHSGGIPESALGHSWTEVLSFGHAWAVLIDVLGLGIFGGFYIVPLYALIQSRTAENERARVIAANNILNALFMVISAIVTIVLLSVVKLSIPQLFLVVSLLNIGVNAYIFKIVPEFSMRFMIWLLSHSMYRVEHRNLEAIPDEGAALLVCNHVSFVDALLIGGAVRRPIRFVMYYKIYNLPVLNFIFRTAGTIPIAGRQEDIQIYEKAFTLIAQYLKEGELVCIFPEGKLTADGEINEFKGGLTRILEETPVPVIPLALQGLWGSFFSRDPDKGLFRRLWSRVTLVAGSPVAIEAAQPAELQALVGALRGTVR, from the coding sequence ATGAGTCACCCCTCACAGTTCAACCTGCTGCGCACCCGGCGCTTCCTGCCGTTCTTCATCACCCAGTCGCTGGGCGCGTTCAACGACAACGTGTTCAAGCAGTCGCTGATCCTCGCCATTCTGTATCGGCTGACCATCGAGGGTGACCGCTCGATCTGGGTCAACCTGTGTGCGCTGCTGTTTATTCTGCCGTTTTTCCTGTTTTCGGCATTGGCCGGACAGTTCGGGGAAAAATTCGCCAAGGATGCGTTGATCCGTCTGATCAAACTGGCAGAAATCGCCATCATGGCTGTGGGATCCGTCGGCTTCCTGTTCGATCACCTGTCGCTGATGCTGGTGGCACTGTTCGCCATGGGCACCCACTCGGCGCTGTTCGGGCCGGTGAAGTATTCGATCCTGCCGCAGGCTTTGCGGGAAGACGAATTGGTCGGTGGCAACGGACTGGTGGAAATGGGCACGTTTCTGGCGATCCTGGCCGGGACCATTGGCGCCGGGGTCATCATGTCTTCGTCGCAGTATGCGCCGCTGGTGTCGACCGCGATTGTCGGCATCGCCGTACTCGGTTACCTCGCCAGCCGCAGCATTCCCCGGGCGGCGGCCGCTTCGCCGGAAATGCGCCTGAACTGGAACATTTTCAGCCAGTCCTGGGCCACGCTGAAGCTCGGGTTAGGCCAGACGCCGGCGGTGTCACGCTCGATTGTCGGCAACTCGTGGTTCTGGTTCGTCGGGGCGATTTATCTGACACAGATCCCGGCTTACGCCAAGGAATGGATGCACGGCGACGAAACCGTGGTCACCCTGATTCTGACGGTGTTTTCGGTCGGTATCGCGCTGGGTTCGATGCTGTGCGAAAAGCTTTCCGGGCGCAAAGTCGAGATCGGCCTGGTGCCGTTTGGCTCGTTCGGCCTGACCGTTTTCGGGCTGTTGCTGTGGTGGCATTCCGGTGGAATTCCGGAGAGCGCGCTCGGCCATAGCTGGACTGAAGTGCTGAGTTTCGGCCATGCCTGGGCGGTGCTGATCGATGTGCTGGGTCTCGGGATCTTTGGCGGTTTCTACATCGTGCCGCTGTACGCATTGATCCAGTCGCGCACCGCCGAGAACGAGCGGGCGCGGGTGATTGCCGCCAACAACATTCTTAACGCGCTGTTCATGGTGATTTCGGCGATTGTCACCATCGTGTTGTTGAGCGTGGTCAAACTGTCGATTCCACAGCTGTTCCTGGTGGTGTCGCTGCTCAACATCGGCGTCAACGCCTACATCTTCAAGATCGTCCCCGAGTTCAGCATGCGTTTCATGATCTGGCTGCTCAGCCACTCCATGTACCGCGTCGAGCATCGCAACCTTGAGGCGATTCCCGATGAGGGCGCGGCGTTACTGGTGTGCAACCACGTGTCGTTCGTTGATGCCTTGCTGATCGGCGGCGCGGTACGTCGGCCGATTCGCTTTGTCATGTACTACAAGATCTACAACCTGCCGGTACTGAATTTTATCTTCCGTACGGCGGGGACCATTCCTATCGCCGGACGCCAGGAAGACATCCAAATCTACGAAAAGGCCTTCACCCTGATTGCCCAGTATCTGAAGGAAGGGGAGCTTGTGTGCATCTTTCCGGAAGGCAAGTTGACCGCTGATGGCGAGATCAACGAATTCAAGGGCGGGCTGACGCGGATTCTCGAAGAGACGCCGGTGCCGGTGATTCCGCTGGCGTTGCAGGGGTTGTGGGGGAGTTTCTTCAGCCGCGATCCCGATAAGGGGTTGTTTCGCCGGTTATGGTCGCGGGTGACGCTGGTGGCGGGTTCGCCGGTGGCGATTGAAGCGGCGCAGCCTGCCGAGTTGCAGGCGCTGGTCGGGGCGTTGCGCGGGACTGTCAGGTAG
- a CDS encoding di-heme-cytochrome C peroxidase, which translates to MRLLFRVLTLIVVLLGLVLAVVLYYVANPRLPFPAPAKQVHYLNQWTDEERQTYYFTPQGTQVKGLRYEWFQALELPFSPQRFASPEYLARFGFLVDPQQKATPSNPGNLPVGFTRHQNPGSAEQYLDITCAACHTGELHLNGQALRIDGGSAQHVLPSSVPTLRGGSFGQALVASLASTYYNPWKFERFARTVLGEEYDARHEQLRKDFKGSLNTFLKVAWNDTHRGLYPTEEGPGRTDAFGRIANATFGDAISPINYRVANAPVDYPQLWDMWTFDWVQWNGSAQQPMARNIGEALGVGATLNFFDANGQPLQGDERYASSVRVRDLHKIEETLQKLQPPEWPEELFGKVDKPLAAKGRALFAENCAGCHVPRATQEGERWVKHLPMLPVDVIGTDPNAANNIANHRFDLTALQWDPAELEQMDVKLHPAPKEPLDLSQLSVAKGLAYVTAFVENRAYREAGVTAEEKPKLDGFGLPIGVRENVAYKARPLAGVWATPPFLHNGSVPSLYQLLSPQDERSTTFYKGTLEYDPRHLGYRTEAFTNAFLFDTRITGNHNSGHEFRAGERGNGVIGRLLQPEERWALLEYLKVLGGPLEAQLP; encoded by the coding sequence TTGCGCCTCTTATTCCGTGTGCTGACGCTGATCGTGGTACTGCTGGGACTGGTCCTGGCGGTGGTTCTCTACTATGTCGCCAATCCGAGATTGCCCTTCCCCGCGCCTGCAAAACAGGTGCATTACCTGAACCAGTGGACCGACGAAGAGCGCCAGACCTACTATTTCACGCCGCAAGGCACTCAGGTAAAAGGCCTGCGTTATGAGTGGTTCCAGGCTCTGGAGCTGCCGTTTTCGCCGCAACGTTTCGCCTCGCCGGAATACCTTGCACGCTTCGGTTTTCTGGTCGATCCGCAGCAGAAAGCCACGCCAAGTAACCCGGGGAATCTCCCGGTGGGATTCACCCGGCATCAAAATCCCGGCAGCGCCGAGCAATATCTGGACATCACCTGCGCGGCCTGCCACACCGGTGAACTGCATCTCAACGGTCAGGCCCTGCGCATCGACGGCGGCTCGGCTCAACATGTGCTGCCTTCCAGCGTTCCTACATTGCGTGGCGGCAGTTTCGGACAGGCATTGGTCGCCAGTCTGGCCTCCACTTACTACAACCCTTGGAAATTCGAGCGGTTCGCCCGCACCGTTCTCGGCGAAGAATACGACGCGCGCCACGAACAACTGCGCAAAGACTTCAAAGGATCGCTGAACACCTTCCTCAAAGTGGCATGGAACGACACTCACCGCGGCCTCTATCCCACCGAGGAAGGCCCGGGGCGCACCGATGCATTCGGTCGCATCGCCAATGCGACCTTCGGCGACGCGATTTCCCCGATCAATTACCGCGTGGCCAACGCTCCCGTGGATTACCCGCAACTGTGGGACATGTGGACGTTCGACTGGGTGCAGTGGAACGGCTCGGCGCAACAGCCGATGGCACGCAATATCGGCGAGGCACTGGGGGTTGGCGCGACCCTGAATTTCTTCGATGCCAATGGCCAGCCGCTGCAGGGCGATGAACGTTATGCATCGAGCGTGCGCGTGCGCGATCTGCACAAGATCGAAGAAACCCTGCAAAAACTTCAGCCACCCGAATGGCCGGAAGAACTGTTTGGAAAGGTCGACAAACCACTGGCAGCCAAGGGACGCGCCCTGTTTGCCGAAAACTGTGCTGGCTGCCACGTCCCGCGGGCGACGCAAGAAGGCGAACGCTGGGTCAAGCATCTGCCCATGCTGCCCGTCGACGTCATCGGCACCGATCCGAACGCAGCCAACAACATCGCCAACCACCGTTTCGACCTGACAGCCCTGCAATGGGATCCGGCAGAACTTGAGCAGATGGACGTGAAACTGCATCCCGCGCCCAAGGAGCCGCTGGACCTCAGCCAGTTATCCGTGGCCAAGGGCTTGGCTTACGTGACGGCATTCGTTGAAAACCGTGCTTATCGTGAAGCGGGCGTCACAGCGGAGGAAAAACCAAAACTCGACGGTTTCGGTCTGCCCATCGGCGTACGCGAGAATGTCGCCTATAAGGCTCGCCCGCTCGCTGGCGTGTGGGCCACCCCGCCCTTCCTGCACAACGGCTCGGTACCGAGCCTGTATCAACTGCTGTCGCCGCAGGATGAACGCTCCACGACTTTCTATAAAGGCACTCTGGAATACGACCCTCGGCATCTGGGCTACCGCACCGAAGCCTTTACCAACGCGTTCCTGTTCGACACCCGCATTACCGGCAACCACAACAGCGGGCACGAATTCCGCGCCGGCGAGCGCGGTAACGGGGTTATCGGGCGGCTGTTACAGCCGGAGGAGCGCTGGGCGCTGCTGGAATATTTGAAAGTGCTGGGCGGACCGCTGGAGGCGCAACTGCCATGA
- a CDS encoding helix-turn-helix domain-containing protein — MDIQIIARDGEPEYAVLPWAQYQALLKAAGINEAPSQPAPAPLAATPDPILPGLDQLRSLREGKGIAIEALARTVGISPSYLAMIESGERLPDAAIRRSLAWELTVPGWREQS; from the coding sequence ATGGATATTCAGATAATTGCACGCGATGGCGAGCCCGAGTATGCGGTTCTGCCATGGGCTCAGTATCAGGCTCTACTGAAAGCAGCAGGCATTAACGAAGCACCGTCGCAACCGGCTCCAGCGCCGCTTGCGGCCACACCGGACCCGATTCTTCCAGGTCTGGATCAGTTACGCAGTTTGCGCGAAGGGAAGGGCATCGCCATCGAGGCGCTCGCCCGCACGGTAGGCATCAGCCCGTCTTACCTGGCCATGATCGAAAGCGGAGAGCGTCTGCCCGACGCTGCAATTCGCCGCAGCCTGGCCTGGGAGTTGACGGTGCCAGGGTGGAGGGAACAATCGTGA
- the sugE gene encoding quaternary ammonium compound efflux SMR transporter SugE, with the protein MSWIILFFAGLFEVGWAVGLKYTDGFTRPLPTVLTVAAMAVSLGLLGLAMKELPLGTAYAIWTGVGAVGTVIAGIILFGESMALIRLASVALIVTGLIGLKVSA; encoded by the coding sequence ATGTCCTGGATCATTCTGTTTTTTGCCGGCCTGTTCGAAGTCGGCTGGGCCGTCGGCCTCAAATACACCGATGGCTTCACCCGTCCGCTGCCCACCGTGCTCACCGTTGCCGCCATGGCAGTCAGCTTGGGCTTGCTGGGCCTGGCGATGAAGGAATTGCCGCTGGGCACGGCTTACGCGATCTGGACGGGCGTCGGTGCCGTGGGCACGGTGATTGCCGGGATCATTCTGTTCGGTGAGTCGATGGCATTGATTCGGCTGGCCAGCGTCGCGCTGATCGTCACCGGGTTGATCGGGCTCAAGGTCAGCGCCTGA